A window of Aquipuribacter sp. SD81 genomic DNA:
GGTGCGGGTCCTCATCGGTCGAGCTCCTCTCGAAGGGCGTTCTCCGCGCGGCGCAGGGTCGTGCCGACGCTGCCGGGCGACAGCCCGCAGGCGGCGGCGACCTCGGCGTAGCTGAGGCCGCTGTGCCGGAGCACGAGCACGACGGCCTGGGTGCGTGGCAGTCGGGCGACGGCCTCGCGCACCCGCCGCCGGTCCTCCGCGACGACCACGACGTCGGCCGCGTCCGGGGCCGTCTGCACGGCGGCCGGGTCGGGCTGCTCGCGCCGGGTGCGCCGGCGCTCGCCCCGCAGCGCGTTCAGCGCGGTGTGCGCGGCCGCGACGCTCAGCCAGCCCGGGGCCTCCGCCGTCGGCACCGCGGAGCGCGCGAAGGCGAGGAACACCTCCTGGGCGACGTCGTCGGCCGCGTCGCGCGAGCCGAGCACGCGCGCGGCGACCCCCACCACCCGCGGGTAGGACGTGCGGAACACCCGCTCGAGGTCGGGACGGACGGCACCGCCGGCCGTCGCCGGGGCGGTCGGGCCGACCGCAGGGTCGGCGGTCGGGTCGGCCGCCGGATCGGCGGTCGCGTCGGCGGCTCGTCGTCCGGCCATGGCCTCACCCTCGAGTCGTCGCCCGCGTCCCCGCAGCCCCTCCGCCGGGGGCGCGGGCAGCAGCACGGCGCCTCCGGGCTGTGTCAGGTCCATACCGGGGAAGCACCGCGGCGCCCCAGGATGTGACACCCGGGCGCGGACGGAGACGAGCGACGGGGCTCACGCGCCGAGCTCGTGCACCGTGAACGCCGTCAGGAAGCCGACGGCCGTGACGAGGCCCGTCACGAGGTGGGCCCGTTCGAACGCCTCCGGGATCATCGTGTCGGCGACCATCGCGAGGATCGCGCCGGCGGCGACGGCGGTGATGACGGCGAGGGTCTGGTCCCCCGCACCGCCGAGCACGGCGTACCCGAGGGCGGCGGCGATGCCGCTCGCGACGGCGATGCCGCCCCACACCCCGAAGACGTAGCCCGCGCCGCGCCCCGCCCGCTTCATGCCCGCCGCGCTCGACAGGCCCTCCGGCAGGTTGGAGATGGCGATGGCGACGAGGACGGCGGCGCTGACGCCCGAGCCCTCGAGCAGCCCGACGCCGAGCACCACCGACTCCGGGATGCCGTCGAGGAGTGCGCCGAGGGCGATCGCGCCGCCGCTGGCCGGGACCTGGGACTCCGAGGGCTGCTGGTCCCCCGAACGCTTGCGGTGGCGCGCGCCGCGACGGGCGAGGGCGACGTTGGCGAGCGTGTACGTCACCGCGCCACCGAGGAAGCCGGAGGCCGTGGCGGTGAGACCGCCGGTCGCCTGTGCCTCCTCCAC
This region includes:
- a CDS encoding RNA polymerase sigma factor, whose product is MAGRRAADATADPAADPTADPAVGPTAPATAGGAVRPDLERVFRTSYPRVVGVAARVLGSRDAADDVAQEVFLAFARSAVPTAEAPGWLSVAAAHTALNALRGERRRTRREQPDPAAVQTAPDAADVVVVAEDRRRVREAVARLPRTQAVVLVLRHSGLSYAEVAAACGLSPGSVGTTLRRAENALREELDR
- a CDS encoding ZIP family metal transporter, translated to MPTWLEALLWGLVAGSTLVVGAAVAWWVRVPQRVVAWVMAFGAGVLVSALAFELVEEAQATGGLTATASGFLGGAVTYTLANVALARRGARHRKRSGDQQPSESQVPASGGAIALGALLDGIPESVVLGVGLLEGSGVSAAVLVAIAISNLPEGLSSAAGMKRAGRGAGYVFGVWGGIAVASGIAAALGYAVLGGAGDQTLAVITAVAAGAILAMVADTMIPEAFERAHLVTGLVTAVGFLTAFTVHELGA